From one Psilocybe cubensis strain MGC-MH-2018 chromosome 13, whole genome shotgun sequence genomic stretch:
- a CDS encoding putative serine/threonine-protein kinase (putative serine/threonine-protein kinase DDB_G0286841): MPQQIDQGHKSPRAMPHPGPLALEARDSLYHKYAGLQTLAQVLSTVSSATPSSFACLIASSSSSSSSSAVASTSSSKSYPLLTINSPTSPNFGIDLSQTNAFDSGSGSGSGPSSSAPACSTSSSSSSSSSHTSSIWGVCSRQRALDTQLRGHTLYTDEPEETLTPKQLTFPSSAGGITSNTSATAEEAVAVTAKATTEALNSHDSARLNHHAPTRPSQHAAWSRHPQSSSSNIGQGASSRTSTRTFPRDSSRNRTRSDNNSNNARLYSTADEALERINFYGSNSLLPTYSSASASACSSSTGYVSRVGQTINAECAKGRSSASGARPVQFVGRTLSSSIEGRAAQLSPVQTQRQRQPTSQTGGFKRRFAEKREAFINVLDAHLVGYQNILPPHIVSNAEQTPKPLHGFAMLKGHSIAVRKVRDIGSGNGTARIETVRSVPLPASISPSARQTKTVEKEMESEFGLKEDSIWALKRFRTRDVPFADGLRARSQLKSECEVYRRIAEAPKVGKVGFEFVMELVAAMTFRGEHCLLMPLMATDLADVLDSRRTILPRSDTRRIVAQIAIGLATLHSIGVIHSDLKPANVLFTPSGTVKLGDFGLSYRTPTMEPLHRDTVYSSRAVGTRGYMAPEKVLARGYSYPVDYWALGCIFAEMVGVEDRMLRSFDECSDVMTWEEDYGGVEDRRAFFEDQELDEDSLSLVCGLLDPNPQTRFGILELIAHPFFMIKDDVSEFGKIGKTDPERFIVVDSPSPSEKLTPAHPIETSDPTNDTMYHWINPYGPYVLHS; this comes from the exons ATGCCACAGCAGATCGATCAAGGCCACAAGTCTCCTCGCGCCATGCCACACCCAGGGCCACTTGCACTCGAGGCCCGGGACTCGTTGTACCACAAGTACGCTGGGCTGCAGACGCTGGCGCAGGTATTGTCTACAGTGTCGTCCGCGACCCCGTCCTCGTTCGCGTGCCTAatcgcgtcgtcgtcgtcgtcatcttcatcttcagcggTGGCATCCACCTCGTCTTCAAAATCATACCCTTTGTtgacaatcaacagcccgACCTCCCCTAATTTCGGAATAGATCTTAGCCAGACAAACGCCTTTgactcaggctcaggctcaggctcaggacCCAGTTCAAGTGCTCCAGCGTGTtccacctcttcctcttcttcttcctcttcttctcacaCAAGCAGCATCTGGGGTGTGTGCTCCCGCCAGCGAGCACTAGACACACAGCTTCGTGGCCACACGCTATACACCGACGAGCCTGAGGAGACACTGACTCCGAAGCAGCTCACCTTCCCTTCCAGTGCTGGTGGCATAACCTCCAAC ACCAGTGCCACAGCAGAAGAAGCAGTAGCAGTAACAGCAAAAGCCACAACAGAAGCACTAAACAGTCACGACTCAGCAAGACTGAATCACCACGCGCCAACGAGACCAAGTCAACACGCCGC TTGGAGTCGCCACCCACAGAGCAGCAGTAGCAACATTGGACAGGGCGCATCATCACGTACCAGCACCCGCACCTTTCCACGAGATTCATCTAGAAACAGAACCAGAAGcgacaacaacagcaacaatgCACGGCTATACTCCACCGCAGACGAGGCGTTGGAAAGGATTAATTTTTACGGTAGCAACTCTTTGCTACCGACATACTCCAGTGCCAGCGCGTCCGCCTGCAGCTCCAGCACCGGCTATGTGTCTCGCGTTGGCCAAACCATCAATGCGGAATGCGCGAAAGGCAGGTCCTCCGCAAGCGGTGCGAGACCCGTTCAATTTGTGGGGAGAACattatcttcttcaattGAAGGGCGCGCTGCTCAGTTGTCCCCAGTACAAACACAACGGCAACGCCAGCCGACGTCCCAGACAGGAGGGTTCAAACGCAGGTTCGCGGAGAAGAGGGAGGCGTTTATCAATGTCCTCGACGCGCACCTGGTTGGGTACCAGAATATCCTCCCACCACATATCGTATCAAACGCAGAGCAGACACCGAAGCCTCTGCATGGCTTCGCGATGCTGAAAGGGCACAGCATCGCCGTGCGCAAGGTGCGCGATATCGGCTCCGGTAATGGGACCGCACGTATTGAGACCGTGCGTTCGGTACCCTTACCTGCGTCCATCTCTCCATCGGCCAGGCAAACAAAAACTGTCGagaaggagatggagagTGAGTTCGGTCTCAAGGAGGATAGCATCTGGGCGCTAAAGCGCTTCAGAACGCGTGATGTACCATTCGCGGACGGCCTTCGCGCACGCTCACAACTGAAAAGCGAGTGCGAGGTCTACAGGCGCATCGCAGAGGCGCCAAAAGTAGGCAAAGTTGGATTTGAATTTGTCATGGAGTTGGTGGCAGCAATGACGTTCCGCGGGGAGCATTGTTTGTTGATG CCATTGATGGCAACTGATCTGGCAGACGTGCTAGACAGTAGGCGGACCATTCTGCCTCGTAGCGATACCCGCCGAATTGTCGCACAGATC GCCATAGGGCTGGCCACCCTACATAGCATTGGCGTCATACATAGCGACCTGAAGCCTGCCAACGTCCTGTTCACCCCAAGCGGCACCGTGAAGCTCGGCGACTTCGGGCTCAGCTACCGCACGCCCACTATGGAACCGCTGCACCGTGATACGGTGTACTCCTCGCGCGCGGTCGGGACGCGCGGATACATGGCACCGGAGAAAGTTCTTGCAAGGGGGTATAGCTACCCAGTAGACTACTGGGCGCTGGGGTGTATTTTCGCGGAGATGGTGGGCGTGGAGGATCGG ATGCTGCGAAGTTTTGATGAGTGCAGCGATGTCATGACATGGGAGGAAGATTACGGTGGTGTTGAGGATCGCAGAGCATTCTTTGAGGACCAAGAGCTCGACGAGGACTCCCTCAGTCTGGTCTGTGGG CTTCTGGACCCAAATCCCCAGACGCGCTTCGGAATACTGGAGCTCATCGCTCATCCGTTTTTCATGATAAAAGA TGATGTCTCCGAATTTGGCAAAATTGGCAAAACGG ATCCAGAAAGATTTATCGTCGTGGACTCTCCAAGTCCCAGCGAGAAGTTGACACCAGCACATCCGATCGAAACATCGGATCCGACCAACGATACAATGTACCATTGGATCAATCCCTACGGGCCTTACGTATTACACTCCTAG
- a CDS encoding putative serine/threonine-protein kinase (putative serine/threonine-protein kinase DDB_G0280717), protein MPQQIDQSHRTPCTVPQSRPLAREARASMRYTALETLAQLLSPLSSATPFSIASSIASPIASSASPNPYPPFTINSPISPNFGLDLNQTIALSSQSDFSITSGSESGPSSSSPAYSSSSASSSYSDATSIWGVCSSQRAQDIQLRGRTLYTDEPEATPTPKQLTFPSGAGDISSKTDATAEEAGAVTPKAAAKAPESSDSAGPSHRAPKRPSRQVSQAKGLAAAAAALTTATRHTASSAAAAETTSAQAPAYANSSSSSSSSNARLHSATNEALSGILFYGSNSLLPTSPSASASGSGTGSVSCPDQTINADGAKRSSSVHCLWSKSCSSFEERAARLPSAHAKRQPSSEAGRRYEEKRDELLNLLDAHLAGYESILPPHLVSSAAETPLPLHGFSKLQGQSIAVRKVRTIGSGNGTARIESVRAACLLDSHSASGMGLQRDSIWVLKRFQTRNVPFADGVRARAQLKSECEIYRRIAEAPREGKIGLEFIMELVATVSFRGEHCLLLPLMATDLADVLDSRRTVMPRRDTCRIIAQIATGLATLHSIGIIHSDLKPANILFTPSGTVKLADFGLSYRTPTLAPLHRDTVYTARAVGTRGYMAPEKIRAVGYSYPVDYWALGCVFAEMVGVEDRMLRSFEECRDLLTWDEDYGEVEERRSFFKDQELDEDALSLVCGLLDPNPQTRFGILELVAHPYFKNNDLSEFEKIGEMEPENLLVVDSPSPKDIHSMPIYPIETSDPSNDTMYRWINPYGPYVSNC, encoded by the exons ATGCCACAGCAGATCGATCAAAGCCACAGGACCCCCTGCACCGTACCACAATCGAGGCCACTTGCACGCGAGGCCCGGGCCTCAATGCGGTACACTGCACTGGAGACGTTGGCGCAGTTACTGTCCCCTTTGTCATCCGCGACTCCGTTCTCGATCGCGTCCTCGATCGCGTCCCCGATCGCGTCGTCGGCATCGCCCAATCCATACCCACCGTtcacaatcaacagccccaTCTCCCCCAATTTCGGACTAGATCTCAACCAGACAATCGCCCTAAGCTCACAATCAGACTTCAGCATAACATCAGGGTCAGAGTCAGGCCCCAGCTCAAGTTCCCCAGCGTACTCTTCAAGCTCAGCTTCTTCCTCTTATTCAGACGCAACTAGTATATGGGGTGTCTGCTCTAGCCAACGCGCACAGGACATACAGCTCCGCGGACGCACGCTATACACCGACGAGCCTGAggcgacgccgacgccgaaACAGCTTACCTTCCCCTCCGGTGCCGGTGACATATCCTCCAAA ACCGATGCTACAGCAGAAGAAGCAGGAGCAGTAACACCAAAAGCCGCAGCAAAAGCACCAGAGAGCAGCGACTCAGCAGGTCCGAGTCACCGCGCGCCGAAAAGACCAAGTCGACAAGTGTCGCAAGCCAAAGGgttagcagcagcagcagcagctttGACGACTGCCACAAGACACACAgcatcatcagcagcagcagcagaaacCACCAGCGCGCAAGCCCCCGC ATACGcaaacagcagcagcagcagcagcagcagcaatgcACGGCTACACTCTGCCACCAACGAGGCGCTTAGTGGTATACTTTTTTACGGTAGCAACTCTTTGCTACCGACTTCCCCCAGCGCCAGCGCCAGTGGCTCGGGCACCGGCTCTGTGTCTTGCCCAGACCAGACCATCAACGCGGACGGCGCGAAGCGCAGCTCGTCTGTCCATTGTCTTTGGAGCAAATCATGCTCGTCATTCGAAGAGCGTGCTGCTCGATTACCATCAGCACACGCAAAGCGTCAACCATCATCCGAGGCGGGACGAAGGTacgaggagaagagggacgAGCTTCTGAATCTCCTCGACGCGCACCTTGCAGGATACGAGAGTATCCTCCCACCCCACCTCGTGTCGAGCGCAGCGGAGacccctctgcctctgcacGGTTTTTCAAAGCTGCAAGGGCAAAGCATTGCCGTGCGCAAGGTGCGCACCATCGGCTCGGGAAATGGCACCGCGCGCATCGAGAGCGTGCGCGCCGCCTGTCTCTTGGACTCTCACTCAGCCTCGGGGATGGGGCTGCAGCGCGACAGCATCTGGGTGCTGAAGCGCTTCCAAACCCGCAATGTTCCATTCGCAGACGgcgtgcgcgcgcgcgcacaGCTGAAAAGTGAGTGCGAAATCTACAGGCGCATCGCGGAGGCGCCGAGGGAGGGCAAAATCGGCCTTGAGTTTATTATGGAGTTGGTGGCAACGGTCTCGTTCCGCGGGGAACACTGTTTGCTTTTG CCGCTGATGGCGACCGATCTAGCAGATGTGCTAGATAGCAGGCGCACAGTAATGCCTCGTCGCGATACCTGCAGAATAATCGCACAAATC GCCACTGGACTCGCCACATTACACAGCATAGGCATCATCCACAGCGACCTCAAGCCCGCAAACATCCTCTTCACGCCCAGCGGCACCGTGAAGCTCGCCGACTTCGGGCTGAGCTACCGCACCCCAACCCTGGCGCCGCTACACCGAGACACGGTGTACACCGCGCGCGCTGTCGGCACGCGCGGGTACATGGCGCCAGAGAAGATCCGCGCGGTGGGGTACAGCTACCCCGTCGACTACTGGGCGCTAGGGTGCGTATTCGCGGAGATGGTGGGCGTCGAGGATCGG ATGCTGAGGAGCTTTGAGGAGTGTCGCGATCTGTTGACGTGGGACGAAGATTACggtgaggttgaggagcgcaggagcttcttcaaggatCAAGAACTCGATGAGGACGCGCTCAGTCTGGTTTGTGGG CTTCTGGACCCAAATCCCCAGACGCGCTTTGGAATACTGGAGCTCGTCGCTCATCCGTATTTCAAAAACAA TGATCTCTCCGAGTTCGAAAAAATCGGCGAAATGG AGCCAGAAAATTTATTAGTCGTGGACTCTCCTAGTCCCAAGGACATACACTCGATGCCGATATATCCGATCGAGACATCGGATCCATCCAATGATACCATGTATCGTTGGATCAATCCCTACGGGCCTTACGTATCAAACTGCTAA
- a CDS encoding Serine/threonine-protein kinase SSN3 yields MPQQTTQSNWPHRAIPKPGPLAREGKTPSLHYRHAAVKTLTHLSSSSFVSFASFASFASSSSSSSASASSSAQSYPLFTVNSPTSPNFKVDLNHTGTSSSRSNSRSRSKSSSSARSGSGSVPSPSAPACTSSSSSSSSSNASSIWGVCSRQHALDTQLRGRTLYSAHPDETPTPKQHAFPSSAGAGAKTSKCDSKGRSKSENTSAIKRKATSKSTRQPRLSRPESPRADKTKSSSDTSQKDSSGSFDYKRSTRPSDIHQRASSRASPHIAPKYLAGEIDVDSNLDVDLSSNWENNGMGNARVRTTADEALDGATLHGGDSLPQSCTSGSESVSPPDHIINTDDEKGSYCPSRADTAKSLRNSSPSEKPAVLSVEYTHRRRVSEVRECGCAETEDLVRILNAHLVGYKNILPPHIVSNAPQTPLPLHGFTQLQGRCIAVRQVRKIGAGNGTARIETVRVVSLSDPESDATPPATSKATDVDMESEIGLRQDSIWVLKRFKTRDVPLADGLRARAQLKSECEVYKRIAEAPKEGKIGFEFIMSLVATTTFHGEHCLLLPLMATDLADVLDNLRTLLPRHDVRRIIAQIATGLATLHSIGVIHNDIKPANILFSPNGIVKLGDFGLSHRTPALAPLHRDSVYTTRAVGTRGYMAPEKICAGGYSYPVDYWALGCVFAEIVGVQERVLRSFEESSDVLTWNEDYVEHEERKKFFKDQGLDEDSLSLLCGLLDPSPQTRFGILELLVHPYFKIDDDISEFDKIREMESDRWMVVDPPKSSKDKQSTHPIDISDPSNDTMYRWINPYGLYVESNV; encoded by the exons ATGCCACAACAGACGACTCAAAGCAACTGGCCCCACCGTGCCATTCCCAAGCCGGGGCCACTTGCACGCGAGGGAAAGACCCCGTCCTTGCACTACAGACATGCCGCGGTGAAGACGTTGACACATTTATCGTCCTCCTCGTTCGTGTCATTCGCGTCTTTCGCGTCGTTCGCgtcatcctcgtcatcctcgtccgcgtcggcgtcgtcgtcagcCCAGTCGTACCCTCTGTTCACGGTCAACAGCCCCACCTCTCCGAATTTCAAAGTAGACCTAAACCATACAGGTACTTCGAGCTCAAGATCAAACTCGCGATCAAGATCAAAATCAAGCTCCAGCGCACGATCGGGCTCAGGATCAGTCCCCAGCCCAAGCGCCCCAGCGTgcacctcttcctcttcctcctcctcctcctccaacgcGAGCAGCATATGGGGCGTCTGCTCCCGCCAGCACGCGCTCGACACACAGCTCCGCGGCCGCACGCTGTATTCCGCCCACCCAGACGAGACGCCGACACCAAAACAGCACGCCTTCCCTTCCAGTGCCGGTGCCGGTGCCAAAACCTCCAAGTGCGATTCCAAAGGCCGCAGCAAAAGCGAAAACACTAGCGCAATCAAACGCAAAGCCACAAGCAAAAGCACCAGACAGCCACGACTCAGCAGGCCCGAGTCTCCACGCGCCGACAAGACAAAGTCTTCAAGCGACACAAGTCAAAAAGACAGCAGCGGCAGCTTCGACTACAAACGCAGTACACGCCCGAGCGACATCCACCAGCGCGCGTCATCGCGCGCAAGCCCACACATAGCTCCCAAGTATTTAGCTGGGGAAATCGATGTCGACTCAAATCTCGATGTCGATTTATCCAGCAACTGGGAGAACAATGGCATGGGCAACGCGCGGGTACGCACCACTGCAGACGAGGCGCTGGACGGCGCAACTTTACACGGCGGCGACTCACTTCCACAATCTTGCACCAGTGGGTCCGAATCTGTGTCACCGCCTGATCATATCATCAACACGGACGACGAGAAAGGCAGCTACTGCCCCAGCAGGGCAGATACCGCCAAGTCTCTCAGGAATTCCTCACCGTCGGAGAAACCTGCTGTGTTATCAGTAGAATACACACACCGGCGGCGGGTATCCGAGGTGAGAGAATGCGGGTGCGCGGAGACGGAGGATCTGGTGCGCATCCTAAACGCACATCTCGTTGGATACAAGAACATTCTCCCCCCGCACATTGTATCAAACGCACCGCAGACCCCGCTGCCGCTACACGGCTTCACGCAGCTGCAAGGACGCTGCATAGCCGTGCGCCAGGTGCGCAAAATCGGCGCAGGCAACGGCACCGCACGTATCGAGACCGTGCGCGTCGTCTCCCTCTCCGACCCCGAATCCGACGCCACACCGCCAGCAACGAGCAAGGCGACGGATGTCGATATGGAGTCGGAGATAGGGCTGAGGCAGGATAGCATCTGGGTCCTCAAGCGTTTCAAGACGCGCGATGTACCGCTCGCGGATGGTTTACGGGCGCGCGCGCAGCTGAAGAGCGAATGCGAGGTATACAAGCGCATCGCGGAGGCACCAAAGGAGGGTAAAATCGGCTTCGAGTTCATTATGTCGTTGGTTGCGACGACGACATTCCACGGGGAGCATTGCTTGCTGTTG CCATTGATGGCCACCGACCTAGCCGATGTACTGGACAACCTGCGTACGCTGCTGCCGCGTCACGACGTCCGACGCATCATCGCCCAAATC GCTACCGGGCTCGCCACACTCCACAGTATAGGGGTAATCCACAACGATATCAAGCCCGCTAATATCCTCTTCTCGCCCAACGGCATCGTCAAGCTGGGCGACTTCGGGCTGAGCCACCGCACGCCCGCGCTGGCGCCGCTGCACAGAGACTCTGTATACACCACGCGCGCGGTAGGCACGCGCGGGTACATGGCGCCTGAGAAGATATGCGCGGGTGGGTACAGCTACCCCGTAGACTACTGGGCGCTGGGGTGTGTGTTTGCGGAGATAGTCGGGGTGCAGGAGCGG GTTCTGCGGAGTTTTGAGGAGAGCAGTGATGTTTTGACGTGGAATGAAGATTACGTCGAGCATGAGGAGAGGAAAAAATTCTTCAAGGACCAGGGACTTGACGAAGATTCTCTTAGTCTGCTTTGCGGG CTTCTGGACCCCAGCCCACAGACACGCTTTGGGATACTAGAGCTCCTCGTGCATCCGTACTTCAAGATAGACGA TGATATCTCGGAGTTTGACAAAATCCGTGAAATGG AGTCGGATCGATGGATGGTTGTAGACCCTCCCAAATCGTCGAAGGACAAACAATCAACGCATCCGATCGACATCTCGGATCCATCAAACGATACTATGTATCGGTGGATCAACCCTTATGGATTATATGTAGAATCTAATGTTTAA